The following proteins come from a genomic window of unidentified bacterial endosymbiont:
- the ribA gene encoding GTP cyclohydrolase II — protein MLLQRVAETQLPTPWGKFQLVGFHDPKRKQELLALIIGDVTTPEPVLARLHSECLTGDALFSLRCDCGFQLHTAMRTIAESGRGVLLYHRQEGRGIGLLNKLRAYALQDQGADTVEANHQLGFAADERDFSQCAQLFRLLGIGSLRLLTNNPHKVAALQQAGLKIIERVPLHVGHNAHNQQYLATKATKLGHWLEQSLHHPNHTACE, from the coding sequence ATGTTATTACAACGCGTTGCTGAAACACAACTCCCAACGCCCTGGGGGAAGTTTCAGTTGGTGGGTTTTCATGATCCGAAGCGGAAACAAGAGCTTTTAGCCTTGATCATCGGTGATGTGACCACGCCAGAGCCGGTGTTAGCTCGCCTGCACTCCGAATGTTTAACCGGTGATGCCCTGTTCAGCCTACGGTGTGATTGCGGTTTTCAACTACACACCGCCATGAGGACCATTGCAGAGAGTGGACGGGGGGTGTTACTCTACCACCGTCAGGAGGGTCGCGGGATTGGTTTATTAAATAAACTCCGTGCCTACGCCTTACAAGACCAGGGTGCTGATACGGTGGAGGCTAACCACCAACTCGGATTTGCCGCGGATGAACGCGATTTTAGTCAGTGTGCTCAATTATTTAGGTTGTTGGGTATTGGCAGCTTACGTCTATTAACGAATAATCCCCATAAAGTAGCGGCTTTGCAGCAGGCAGGCTTGAAGATTATCGAGCGGGTGCCGCTACACGTAGGCCATAATGCTCATAATCAACAGTACTTGGCGACCAAAGCCACTAAGTTAGGCCATTGGCTAGAGCAGTCACTGCACCACCCCAACCACACCGCCTGTGAATAA
- a CDS encoding NAD-dependent epimerase/dehydratase family protein, with protein MKIIITGGASFLGQRLAQALLTSQEFPDFKELYLIDVIPPVRPTADRRVRCQVADLAAPGTIEALLYQPVDILFHLAAIGYQQTAADFEFGIKINFDATRQILEASRRALKPCTLILTSSTAVGSATVTDATALHPHSAFGTQKALSELLIKDYSRRGLIDGRIVRLPLLRLEPASGQEHITTFLAPLIQNLLANKEVSWPIDPRLPLWLASTHAIVNNLLHSALLPSSSWGDQRVVTLPGITTTSHSLIETLKQRMTRDSLPLIHYAVDESLNAILAGQPSQFERSPAEALGFRGDRSLSELFSCFFES; from the coding sequence ATGAAAATTATTATCACCGGCGGGGCGAGTTTTTTAGGCCAGCGCTTAGCTCAGGCGCTATTGACCTCCCAGGAGTTTCCCGATTTTAAAGAGCTCTATTTGATCGATGTGATTCCACCAGTACGTCCTACGGCCGATCGGCGGGTCCGTTGCCAAGTCGCTGATTTAGCAGCCCCAGGAACCATAGAGGCTCTCCTGTATCAGCCGGTAGATATTCTGTTTCATTTGGCGGCCATCGGCTATCAGCAAACTGCGGCGGATTTTGAGTTCGGTATCAAGATTAACTTCGATGCAACCCGCCAGATTCTAGAAGCCAGCCGTCGTGCCCTAAAACCCTGCACCCTGATTTTGACCAGTTCAACGGCTGTCGGATCAGCCACGGTAACCGACGCTACTGCACTCCATCCACACTCTGCCTTTGGTACTCAAAAAGCTTTGAGTGAGTTGCTGATCAAAGATTATTCTCGTCGGGGGCTCATCGATGGACGGATCGTACGTCTGCCTCTGCTACGGCTTGAACCTGCCAGTGGCCAAGAGCATATCACCACCTTTCTTGCTCCGCTGATCCAGAACTTACTGGCCAATAAAGAGGTCTCCTGGCCCATTGATCCCAGGCTGCCGCTCTGGCTGGCTAGCACACACGCTATCGTGAATAATTTACTACACAGCGCGCTGCTGCCGAGCAGCAGTTGGGGGGATCAGCGCGTGGTGACGCTACCTGGGATCACCACCACCTCTCATTCACTCATTGAGACGCTCAAGCAGCGGATGACCCGTGATTCACTGCCGCTGATTCACTATGCGGTCGATGAATCGCTGAACGCTATTCTCGCTGGCCAACCCAGCCAGTTTGAGCGCTCACCCGCTGAGGCTCTGGGCTTCCGAGGAGATAGATCCCTATCAGAGCTCTTCTCCTGTTTTTTTGAGTCCTAG
- a CDS encoding CaiF/GrlA family transcriptional regulator, producing the protein MENNAVKSEIIHPKQSNYDTYFIPQEVGHIRNVPLYRLVSYWGLQKKNYVCRDDITTAFGISLRQASGIISSIYRKHQDIICSIKRVKSGKGNIAKNYMLIHDVLEEKKKKRAVVILPSLPGVRAKKSQDKGQLLWSCLLSRPTPQI; encoded by the coding sequence ATGGAAAATAATGCTGTTAAAAGCGAAATAATTCATCCTAAGCAAAGTAATTATGACACCTACTTCATACCCCAAGAGGTGGGGCACATTCGTAATGTTCCTTTATACCGTTTAGTCTCTTACTGGGGGTTGCAGAAAAAAAATTATGTCTGTAGAGATGATATTACAACCGCTTTTGGCATCTCCTTACGGCAAGCTTCTGGGATTATTTCTTCTATCTATAGAAAGCATCAAGACATTATCTGCTCCATTAAACGTGTTAAATCAGGCAAAGGAAATATTGCTAAAAACTATATGTTGATTCATGATGTTCTAGAAGAAAAAAAGAAAAAACGCGCGGTAGTGATTTTACCCTCCCTTCCGGGGGTGCGAGCAAAAAAATCACAAGATAAAGGGCAACTGCTCTGGTCTTGCCTGCTCAGTAGGCCGACTCCACAAATTTAA
- the lpxL gene encoding LpxL/LpxP family Kdo(2)-lipid IV(A) lauroyl/palmitoleoyl acyltransferase, giving the protein MQITGSQWRWQLLKPRYWGLWLGIGLLWLLVQLPYPLLYRLGRRLGRCSMRFAHRRLHITRCNLQQCFPNLTLQQQQQLLIDSFESAGLGVIECGMAWFWSNRRINQWCTLSGTDAISNLQQIQQGILLIGIHFFSLELGARVFGLRFPGIGVYRPHNNPLLEWLQVRGRLRSNKALINRKNIKGMVKQLKRGAILWYAPDHDYGPNNSVFVPFFAVKQAATTLGTHFLVRHANPAVVLFTPLRHPEGQGYSVMLQPPLATPLPADPVAATTLMNQAIETEILRAPGQYMWLHRRFKTRPVGEPCVY; this is encoded by the coding sequence ATGCAAATAACCGGCTCGCAGTGGCGTTGGCAGCTGTTAAAACCCCGTTATTGGGGCCTATGGTTGGGTATTGGCCTACTGTGGCTACTAGTGCAACTGCCCTACCCCCTGCTCTATCGCTTGGGGCGACGCTTAGGGCGGTGCTCTATGCGATTTGCCCACCGTCGGCTCCACATTACCCGCTGCAATCTACAGCAGTGCTTTCCAAACCTGACGCTTCAGCAGCAGCAGCAGCTATTAATCGACTCTTTTGAATCGGCTGGATTAGGAGTGATAGAGTGCGGTATGGCCTGGTTTTGGTCCAATCGACGGATTAACCAGTGGTGTACGCTCAGTGGTACTGACGCTATCAGCAACCTGCAACAGATCCAGCAAGGGATCCTCTTGATTGGGATCCATTTTTTTAGCTTGGAACTCGGCGCCCGGGTTTTCGGGCTGCGGTTTCCTGGCATTGGGGTCTACCGTCCACACAATAACCCTTTACTAGAGTGGTTACAGGTGCGGGGGCGCTTGCGATCTAATAAGGCCTTGATCAATCGCAAAAATATTAAGGGGATGGTCAAACAGCTGAAACGGGGGGCGATATTGTGGTACGCCCCCGATCATGACTACGGCCCTAACAACAGTGTCTTCGTCCCCTTTTTTGCGGTAAAACAGGCGGCTACGACGCTAGGAACTCACTTTTTAGTTCGTCATGCCAATCCTGCTGTGGTCCTGTTCACACCGCTGCGGCATCCAGAGGGACAAGGCTATTCGGTCATGCTACAACCACCATTAGCTACCCCGCTGCCCGCCGATCCAGTGGCAGCCACCACCCTGATGAACCAAGCGATTGAAACAGAAATTTTACGAGCGCCCGGGCAATACATGTGGCTACACCGGCGATTTAAGACGCGTCCAGTCGGTGAGCCCTGTGTTTATTAA
- a CDS encoding alpha/beta fold hydrolase yields MTGAFAVVFLWIIDEGSSYTDGMQLHYRLQGQGPTIVLLHGLFGSLDNLGVLARDLQRDYTILSPDLRNHGRSPHSAEMNYTLMAQDLLALLAALSLPPVILLGHSMGGKVAMAMALLAPQPIKQLLVLDIAPVAYDQQRHNAIFKGIQAVVDAEVVQRPAAVQVLRALNFEEATLHFLLKSFHQGQWRFNWPVLQRGYPAISGWDIPGSWGGPACFIGGECSDYLLPTYHSQVKQQFPRAEIHRLPQAGHWLASEQPEAVLQRVRQFIAAAQEGQGGLSA; encoded by the coding sequence GTGACAGGAGCGTTTGCCGTAGTATTCCTCTGGATAATCGATGAAGGATCCAGTTACACTGATGGGATGCAACTGCACTACCGTCTACAAGGTCAAGGCCCGACGATTGTTTTATTACATGGACTGTTTGGCAGCCTAGATAATTTAGGGGTTTTAGCCCGTGATTTACAGCGGGACTATACTATCCTGTCGCCCGATCTGCGTAACCATGGGCGCTCGCCGCACAGTGCTGAGATGAACTACACCCTGATGGCTCAGGATCTGTTAGCGCTGCTAGCAGCGTTGTCGCTGCCGCCGGTGATTCTGTTAGGTCACTCCATGGGAGGCAAAGTAGCGATGGCAATGGCCTTGCTGGCGCCGCAGCCGATCAAACAGTTACTGGTGTTAGATATCGCCCCGGTCGCTTATGACCAACAGCGTCATAACGCTATTTTTAAGGGGATTCAGGCGGTGGTGGATGCTGAGGTTGTGCAGCGTCCGGCAGCAGTGCAGGTGTTACGCGCCTTAAACTTTGAAGAGGCCACCCTGCACTTTTTATTAAAGTCGTTTCATCAGGGTCAGTGGCGTTTTAACTGGCCGGTACTACAGAGAGGCTATCCGGCTATTAGTGGTTGGGATATTCCGGGATCCTGGGGCGGACCTGCCTGTTTTATTGGTGGTGAGTGCTCAGATTATCTACTACCCACCTATCACTCCCAGGTGAAGCAACAATTCCCGCGTGCGGAGATTCATCGCCTGCCACAAGCAGGCCACTGGTTAGCCAGTGAGCAGCCCGAGGCGGTGTTGCAGAGGGTACGCCAGTTTATAGCAGCCGCGCAGGAGGGGCAGGGCGGATTAAGCGCATAA
- a CDS encoding YqgE/AlgH family protein, with amino-acid sequence MRLHHHFLIALPTLQDPFFKQSVVYLCDHTEQGAMGIVINHPLTLTVQALLQQLKIEKTDTPVDYPVFNGGPVANDRGFILHSPQAGFSSSLSVSSETMLTNSRDILETLGTAEQPPHFLVALGYASWQQGQLEQELSETGWLVTPADPAIIFHTPINQRWQAAVKQLGIQDAWQIVSQGGHA; translated from the coding sequence ATGCGCCTGCACCACCATTTTTTAATTGCGCTGCCTACGCTACAGGACCCCTTTTTCAAGCAGTCCGTGGTCTATTTGTGTGACCATACAGAACAAGGGGCGATGGGCATTGTGATTAATCACCCACTCACACTGACTGTGCAGGCCTTACTGCAACAGCTAAAAATTGAAAAAACCGATACTCCCGTTGACTACCCCGTGTTCAATGGCGGCCCCGTTGCCAACGATCGTGGCTTTATTTTGCACTCACCACAAGCTGGTTTTTCTTCTAGTCTGTCGGTCTCTTCAGAGACCATGTTGACCAATTCGCGCGATATTCTGGAAACCCTGGGAACTGCTGAACAACCCCCCCATTTTTTAGTGGCGCTCGGTTATGCCAGTTGGCAACAGGGGCAATTGGAACAAGAGTTATCTGAAACTGGTTGGTTAGTCACTCCAGCCGATCCAGCCATTATTTTCCACACCCCCATTAATCAACGCTGGCAAGCGGCGGTTAAACAGCTCGGCATCCAAGATGCTTGGCAAATTGTCTCCCAGGGTGGACACGCTTAA
- the hemL gene encoding glutamate-1-semialdehyde 2,1-aminomutase, which translates to MSQSEQLFKQAQQLMPGGVNSPVRAFTAVGGTPRFIQSAQGPWLYDVDGQAYLDYVGAWGPMILGHNHPAIQQAVLSASAHSLSFGAPTAIEVQMAQLLTELLPSLQQVRMVNSGTEATMSAIRLARGYTGRDKIIKFAGCYHGHVDSLLVKAGSGALPDSQPHSHGIPLGAIQDTLVATYNDLERVAAAFTAYPEQIAAVIVEPVAGNMSCIPPLPGFLPGLRALCDHSGALLIFDEVMTGFRVALGGAQAYYNVIPDLTCLGKIIGGGLPVGAFGGARTIMAQLAPQGPVYQAGTCSGNPIALAAGYACLTELARPGHEQRLQALANRLATGLRAAAATANIPVLVQQVGGMLGVLFTSAASVTNEQQVHQCDVERFKQFFHQMLARGIYLAPSAFESHFMSLAHSEADVDRTIAAAAESFTTLHSTAPATTTQPIPQRRAP; encoded by the coding sequence ATGTCCCAATCAGAGCAACTCTTTAAGCAGGCCCAGCAGCTGATGCCTGGTGGCGTTAACTCCCCAGTCCGCGCCTTTACTGCTGTCGGCGGCACCCCCCGCTTTATTCAATCAGCGCAGGGACCTTGGCTCTATGATGTCGATGGTCAAGCCTACTTAGATTATGTGGGGGCTTGGGGTCCGATGATTCTAGGACACAACCATCCCGCCATCCAGCAAGCGGTGTTGAGCGCCTCTGCTCATAGTTTAAGCTTTGGGGCACCCACGGCCATCGAAGTCCAGATGGCACAACTGTTGACCGAATTGCTTCCCTCGTTGCAACAAGTTCGCATGGTCAATTCAGGAACTGAAGCCACGATGAGTGCCATCCGTCTGGCACGCGGCTATACCGGGCGCGATAAAATCATTAAATTTGCTGGCTGCTACCACGGCCATGTCGACAGCCTCCTGGTCAAAGCAGGTTCAGGAGCTTTGCCCGATAGTCAACCCCATTCGCACGGCATTCCCTTAGGGGCGATCCAAGATACCCTGGTGGCCACCTATAATGATTTAGAGCGGGTGGCCGCTGCTTTTACTGCTTATCCCGAGCAGATTGCTGCTGTCATTGTTGAACCAGTAGCGGGTAACATGAGCTGTATTCCACCCCTGCCAGGGTTCTTGCCTGGCCTGCGGGCCTTATGTGATCACTCTGGAGCCCTGTTAATCTTTGATGAAGTGATGACTGGGTTTCGCGTCGCTTTGGGGGGTGCCCAAGCCTATTATAACGTTATCCCCGATCTCACCTGTTTGGGGAAAATTATTGGTGGGGGCTTGCCCGTGGGGGCCTTTGGCGGTGCTCGCACGATTATGGCGCAGCTCGCCCCTCAAGGGCCGGTCTATCAAGCAGGAACCTGCTCAGGGAATCCTATTGCACTAGCTGCTGGTTATGCCTGCCTAACAGAGTTAGCACGCCCTGGTCATGAGCAGCGCCTGCAGGCGCTGGCAAACCGCCTGGCCACTGGCCTGCGCGCAGCGGCAGCCACGGCCAATATCCCGGTATTGGTCCAGCAGGTGGGGGGGATGCTGGGAGTGCTCTTTACCTCTGCTGCGAGCGTCACCAATGAGCAGCAGGTTCACCAGTGCGATGTGGAACGCTTTAAGCAGTTTTTCCACCAGATGTTGGCTCGCGGGATCTACTTAGCCCCTTCAGCCTTTGAAAGTCACTTTATGTCGTTAGCCCATAGTGAAGCGGATGTTGACCGTACCATCGCTGCCGCCGCCGAGAGTTTCACTACCCTGCACTCAACGGCCCCAGCGACTACCACCCAGCCGATCCCGCAGAGGAGAGCCCCATGA
- the ruvX gene encoding Holliday junction resolvase RuvX — MSATVIAFDFGLRHIGTAIGLRLTGQARPLMALKACDGVPNWQQLATLLHTWQPETLVVGLPLNMDGSEQPLTQSARQFASTLQTHCALPVRLHDERLSTVEARARLFEQGGYRALSKSQVDNLAATIILESWLALPPLPAPS, encoded by the coding sequence ATGTCCGCAACGGTGATCGCTTTTGATTTTGGCTTACGCCATATTGGAACAGCCATTGGTTTGCGCCTCACCGGACAGGCGCGACCCTTAATGGCTTTGAAGGCCTGTGATGGAGTTCCCAATTGGCAACAGCTGGCGACTTTGCTACACACTTGGCAGCCTGAGACACTCGTCGTTGGCCTACCGCTGAATATGGATGGCAGTGAACAACCGCTAACACAATCAGCTCGGCAGTTTGCCAGTACTTTGCAGACACACTGTGCACTACCAGTGCGTCTGCACGATGAACGCCTCTCCACAGTGGAGGCTCGTGCCCGGCTGTTCGAGCAGGGGGGCTACCGAGCCCTGAGTAAATCGCAGGTGGATAACCTCGCTGCTACCATTATTTTAGAGAGCTGGTTAGCGCTCCCACCACTCCCTGCACCCTCCTAG
- a CDS encoding YggT family protein, with the protein MLTLVFIGKTVIDFYTLLLLLRAWLYGVVRDRHNPFYQLTARWTQPVVRLLYPLLPLGARVDTAALLLAFTLLTLRASALLLLQSNHAASTTSPLFYCLLGLLGLLKCSGKLLFWILLLRALGIWINYRTQPIDYTLQQLTEPLLQPIRRRLPTTNGLDFSVMAFMLLLITLDYLGSDLFGSLWSYL; encoded by the coding sequence ATGCTTACTCTGGTATTTATTGGTAAAACTGTCATTGATTTTTATACCCTACTGTTGTTACTACGGGCTTGGTTATATGGTGTTGTCCGCGATCGTCATAACCCCTTTTACCAGCTGACCGCCCGCTGGACTCAACCGGTCGTCCGGTTACTCTATCCTCTGTTGCCGCTGGGCGCCCGGGTTGATACAGCTGCCCTCTTGCTGGCTTTCACGCTGCTCACCCTGCGAGCCTCTGCGCTACTACTGTTGCAAAGTAACCACGCTGCGAGCACCACCTCTCCCCTCTTTTACTGTTTGCTTGGACTGCTGGGGCTACTCAAGTGCAGCGGTAAGCTGCTATTTTGGATTCTGCTGCTCCGTGCACTGGGCATCTGGATCAACTACCGGACTCAACCCATTGACTATACGCTGCAACAGCTGACTGAGCCTCTGCTACAACCCATCCGTCGTCGATTACCCACTACCAATGGGCTAGACTTTTCTGTGATGGCATTCATGCTGCTGCTTATCACCCTAGATTATCTCGGGAGCGACCTCTTTGGATCACTCTGGAGCTATTTATGA
- the hemW gene encoding radical SAM family heme chaperone HemW codes for MLELPPLGLYIHIPWCVKKCPYCDFNSHPQQGVIPEQAYIDQLLADLTTDRQLIPGRTIDTIFIGGGTPSLLTAQAVENLLQGIRQRVPLAPQMEITLEANPGTVEQERFIGYQAAGVNRFSIGVQSFNADSLRHLGRIHSPEAATRAVQLAMNLPATRVNLDLMHGLPHQSLAQALVDLEQAVCLAPTHLSWYQLTLEPQTAFGSRPPPLPPDEQLWAIWQQGDQLLKAAGYQPYEISAYARDEHYSQHNLNYWRFGDYLGVGCGAHGKISFPGGEILRTVKTRHPRGYLQGHHRQQQFAVPLDQRPLEFFMNRWRLLEPTPRSDFTRFTGVDEAKLRPILDQLISQGYLQESPTSWQLSEHGRLFLNHVLESF; via the coding sequence ATGCTTGAACTGCCGCCGCTCGGGCTCTATATCCATATTCCCTGGTGCGTTAAAAAATGCCCCTATTGTGATTTTAATTCTCATCCACAACAGGGTGTGATCCCTGAGCAGGCTTATATCGACCAACTGTTGGCAGATTTAACCACTGATCGGCAGCTGATTCCAGGGCGCACGATTGATACTATTTTTATTGGCGGCGGAACCCCCAGTCTGCTCACGGCCCAAGCCGTCGAGAATCTGCTGCAGGGGATCCGCCAGCGGGTGCCGCTCGCCCCACAGATGGAAATTACGCTAGAAGCCAACCCAGGTACCGTCGAGCAGGAGCGCTTTATCGGGTATCAGGCGGCTGGGGTGAATCGCTTCTCTATCGGAGTTCAGAGCTTTAACGCCGACAGCCTACGCCATTTGGGACGCATCCATAGCCCAGAGGCCGCCACTCGAGCAGTCCAACTGGCGATGAACTTGCCAGCAACCCGAGTGAATCTTGATTTGATGCATGGCCTGCCCCATCAATCACTCGCACAAGCGCTAGTCGATCTCGAACAAGCCGTCTGCCTAGCACCCACCCATCTCTCCTGGTATCAACTGACCCTAGAGCCCCAGACAGCGTTTGGATCACGGCCGCCGCCACTACCGCCTGATGAGCAGCTGTGGGCCATCTGGCAACAGGGCGATCAACTGCTGAAAGCAGCTGGTTATCAGCCCTATGAGATCTCCGCTTATGCGCGTGATGAGCACTACAGTCAACATAACTTGAACTATTGGCGCTTTGGCGACTATCTCGGGGTTGGTTGTGGTGCCCACGGTAAAATCAGCTTCCCGGGGGGGGAGATCCTGCGTACTGTTAAAACCCGCCATCCTCGTGGCTATCTTCAGGGGCACCATCGCCAGCAGCAGTTTGCGGTGCCGCTCGATCAACGACCCTTAGAGTTCTTTATGAACCGCTGGCGCCTCCTGGAACCAACCCCCCGATCTGATTTCACGCGATTCACTGGGGTAGATGAAGCGAAACTTCGACCTATCTTGGATCAGCTGATCTCACAGGGCTATTTGCAGGAATCCCCGACCAGTTGGCAACTCTCTGAACATGGACGACTGTTTTTAAATCATGTACTTGAATCTTTTTAA
- a CDS encoding DUF167 family protein, whose amino-acid sequence MRGSPLVWEGTDLILRIAVQPNASTDCFAGEPGTQLKIKLQAPALEGQANKRLCQFLARQFGVQQRQVILERGDRSRYKRVRIQAPRQLPDALQLSTTEQECL is encoded by the coding sequence ATGAGGGGATCCCCCCTAGTCTGGGAAGGGACGGATCTGATTTTAAGGATCGCTGTGCAGCCGAATGCTTCGACAGACTGCTTCGCCGGTGAGCCCGGTACTCAGTTGAAAATAAAACTCCAAGCCCCAGCGCTGGAGGGGCAAGCTAACAAGCGTTTATGTCAGTTTCTAGCGCGACAGTTTGGGGTGCAGCAACGCCAAGTGATTCTAGAGCGAGGCGATCGAAGTCGCTATAAACGGGTCCGTATTCAAGCGCCCCGACAGCTGCCTGATGCGCTACAGCTATCCACCACCGAGCAGGAGTGCCTCTAA
- the rdgB gene encoding RdgB/HAM1 family non-canonical purine NTP pyrophosphatase: MGSTIVLATANPGKVKELSEPLGALGYQIVTQSQWEIQPIAETGQTFIENALLKARHCAQQSGLPALADDSGLVVEALQGAPGIYSARYAGEHASEADNRHKLLEQLQQVPAAQRTAHFYCVIVYLRYADDPAPLISQAHWQGAIALHPSGDQGFGYDSLFYLPDRHCTAAALSREQKFQHSHRGQALRQLLTVLPHA; this comes from the coding sequence ATGGGCTCAACAATTGTTTTAGCGACGGCCAATCCCGGTAAAGTCAAGGAGCTGTCCGAGCCGCTAGGTGCCTTGGGATACCAGATCGTGACCCAAAGTCAGTGGGAAATCCAACCGATTGCTGAGACCGGCCAGACCTTTATTGAGAATGCACTATTGAAAGCGCGCCACTGTGCACAGCAGAGCGGGCTACCAGCCCTGGCGGATGACTCCGGCCTGGTCGTTGAGGCCCTGCAGGGTGCCCCCGGTATCTATTCAGCCCGTTATGCAGGGGAACACGCCAGTGAAGCTGATAATCGCCACAAACTGCTAGAACAACTGCAGCAGGTGCCTGCAGCGCAACGAACCGCACACTTCTACTGTGTTATCGTCTATTTACGCTACGCTGACGATCCTGCCCCGCTGATTAGTCAAGCCCATTGGCAGGGAGCGATCGCGCTACACCCCAGCGGTGATCAAGGGTTTGGTTATGATTCGCTGTTTTACCTGCCTGATCGCCACTGCACAGCCGCAGCCTTAAGCCGTGAGCAAAAATTTCAGCACTCACACCGGGGCCAAGCGCTACGACAACTGCTCACCGTTCTACCTCATGCTTGA
- the proC gene encoding pyrroline-5-carboxylate reductase, which translates to MQPRTIAFLGAGNMTRALLFGLQAADYPMTCITVAAPTATRREALAAATGVATTEDNLVAARTAAVIILAVKPQQMAAVCQSLNRGDLSKKLILSVVTGITLKQYAQRLGAQHTIIRVMPNTPASIGYGMSGLYAPPSVSSADKAFAESLLQSVGEVCWLAKEQDINTVIAAAGSAPAYFFQWMHSMQQSAVAMGLEPQQARQLVQQAALGAAHLAIQQPELTLQALSDQVTAKGGTTEAALQIFQQQQFNATINAAMQAAVLRAEALQQSLD; encoded by the coding sequence ATGCAGCCTCGAACCATTGCCTTCCTTGGCGCGGGCAACATGACCCGCGCTCTGCTGTTCGGCCTACAGGCTGCTGACTATCCCATGACCTGTATTACCGTGGCAGCTCCTACGGCTACTCGCCGGGAGGCTTTAGCCGCCGCCACGGGGGTCGCCACCACTGAAGATAATCTTGTGGCCGCTAGAACCGCCGCCGTCATTATCCTGGCGGTTAAGCCCCAACAGATGGCCGCAGTTTGTCAAAGCCTAAACCGCGGCGATCTCTCGAAAAAATTAATACTCTCCGTGGTGACCGGGATCACCCTCAAGCAGTACGCACAACGGTTAGGAGCGCAGCATACGATTATCCGCGTCATGCCCAACACACCCGCTTCAATTGGTTATGGCATGAGCGGCTTATACGCTCCTCCATCGGTCTCCTCTGCAGATAAGGCGTTTGCTGAGTCACTGTTACAATCAGTTGGCGAGGTGTGCTGGCTCGCCAAAGAGCAGGATATCAATACCGTGATCGCGGCCGCAGGCAGCGCCCCAGCCTACTTTTTCCAGTGGATGCACAGCATGCAGCAGAGTGCCGTTGCGATGGGTCTAGAGCCACAACAGGCTCGTCAACTGGTGCAACAAGCAGCATTAGGTGCGGCACACCTGGCCATTCAACAACCAGAGCTTACCCTGCAAGCCTTAAGTGACCAGGTGACGGCTAAAGGTGGTACCACAGAAGCTGCTCTACAGATCTTCCAGCAACAGCAGTTCAATGCTACGATTAACGCCGCCATGCAAGCTGCTGTCCTGCGGGCTGAAGCCCTACAACAGTCGCTCGACTGA
- a CDS encoding YggS family pyridoxal phosphate-dependent enzyme — MSCFQKNLQAVQAQITQSAATVHRNPATIQLLAVSKNQPLEAMAAAIKSGQRVYGENYVQAGVAKIRYWSAFSDLQPLQWHFIGQLQRNKIRLVATYFDWVQTIATLAQAEQLSQARAPIQRPPLQVLIQVNLRSPAVGYGVLPEALIPLVQAVQPLPNLCLRGLMVLPAPTLDPQHTKALFGQAQALFQALQANYPQFDTLSMGMSNDLSEAIAAGSTLVRLGTALFGPRLVNRR; from the coding sequence ATGAGTTGCTTTCAAAAAAATCTACAGGCTGTTCAAGCCCAGATCACGCAGAGCGCTGCCACAGTACACCGTAATCCTGCAACCATTCAATTGCTGGCGGTTAGCAAAAATCAGCCCTTAGAGGCGATGGCGGCTGCTATCAAGAGCGGTCAGCGGGTATACGGTGAAAATTATGTGCAAGCAGGTGTTGCAAAAATTCGCTACTGGAGCGCCTTCAGTGATCTCCAGCCACTACAATGGCACTTTATCGGCCAGTTACAGCGCAATAAGATCCGCTTAGTCGCCACCTATTTTGATTGGGTTCAAACCATTGCGACGCTAGCACAGGCCGAACAGCTTAGCCAGGCCCGTGCCCCGATCCAGCGCCCACCACTCCAAGTGTTGATCCAGGTTAATTTACGCTCGCCTGCCGTCGGTTACGGCGTATTACCCGAAGCATTAATCCCCCTAGTTCAGGCGGTACAACCGCTGCCAAATCTGTGCCTGCGCGGTCTGATGGTACTGCCAGCCCCCACGCTTGATCCACAACACACCAAAGCCCTTTTTGGTCAAGCCCAAGCACTTTTCCAAGCACTACAGGCCAACTATCCACAATTTGACACGCTCTCTATGGGGATGTCTAATGATCTCTCCGAGGCCATTGCAGCTGGCAGTACCTTAGTACGCCTCGGAACAGCACTGTTCGGTCCTCGTCTAGTCAACAGGAGATAA